Proteins encoded within one genomic window of Dyadobacter chenhuakuii:
- the ilvA gene encoding threonine ammonia-lyase, with amino-acid sequence MDTAHSAPTLDNIFLAAERLRGIINHTPIFYNAHLSEQYQANIYLKREDLQTVRSYKIRGAYNKMASMSAEALAGGVVCASAGNHAQGVAYACKKMQVKGAIFMPTTTPAQKVKQVRLFGQEWIEIHLVGDTYDDAYYASKEYQTLNNAVFVHPFDDLQVIEGQGTVGLEIFKDADFKIDYLLMAIGGGGLASGISTVFKQLSPKTKLIGVEPEGSPTMYQSMQEGHVVTLEHIDKFVDGAAVRRAGEITFEICSKSLDKVILVPEGKVCSSILQLYNEEAIVAEPAGALTVAALDLIKEEIKGKNVVALISGGNNDITRTEEIKERSLLYEGLKHYFIIRFPQRSGAFREFLNVLGPNDDIARFEYVKKTNREQGPALVGIELKNREDFAPLIERMDANRVVYEYLNDQPDLFQFMV; translated from the coding sequence ATGGATACAGCTCACTCCGCTCCGACATTAGACAACATTTTCCTCGCCGCTGAAAGGCTTCGAGGCATCATTAACCACACGCCAATCTTTTATAATGCACATCTTTCAGAGCAATATCAGGCTAATATTTACCTGAAAAGGGAAGATCTGCAAACAGTGCGTTCCTACAAAATTCGGGGCGCGTATAACAAAATGGCAAGCATGTCCGCAGAGGCACTTGCGGGCGGGGTCGTGTGTGCGAGCGCAGGCAACCATGCACAAGGCGTAGCATACGCATGCAAGAAAATGCAGGTTAAAGGAGCGATTTTCATGCCTACAACCACGCCAGCACAGAAAGTAAAACAAGTTAGACTGTTTGGTCAGGAATGGATCGAGATTCACTTGGTAGGCGATACTTATGACGATGCCTATTATGCCTCCAAAGAATATCAAACCTTGAATAATGCCGTCTTTGTGCATCCATTTGATGATTTGCAAGTAATTGAAGGCCAGGGAACTGTGGGTTTGGAAATTTTCAAAGACGCTGATTTTAAGATTGACTATTTGCTGATGGCGATTGGTGGCGGTGGTTTGGCTTCGGGTATTTCAACCGTTTTCAAACAACTTTCGCCCAAAACAAAGCTGATAGGCGTAGAACCCGAAGGTTCACCAACCATGTATCAATCCATGCAGGAGGGGCACGTCGTTACTTTGGAGCACATTGATAAATTTGTTGACGGTGCGGCGGTTCGCAGGGCTGGGGAGATCACATTTGAAATTTGCAGTAAAAGTCTGGATAAAGTGATCCTCGTTCCGGAAGGCAAAGTTTGCTCATCCATTTTGCAGCTTTATAACGAAGAAGCCATCGTTGCAGAGCCCGCAGGTGCGCTCACGGTTGCAGCATTGGATTTAATAAAAGAAGAAATAAAAGGCAAGAATGTCGTCGCATTGATCAGTGGAGGCAATAATGACATTACCAGAACCGAAGAAATCAAAGAGCGCTCGTTGCTCTACGAAGGCTTAAAACATTACTTCATCATCCGTTTCCCTCAACGCTCCGGCGCATTCCGCGAATTTCTAAATGTCCTCGGACCAAACGACGACATTGCAAGATTCGAATATGTCAAGAAAACCAACCGTGAGCAAGGCCCCGCATTAGTCGGCATCGAGCTAAAAAACCGTGAAGACTTTGCACCATTAATCGAAAGAATGGATGCTAATCGGGTGGTTTATGAATATTTGAATGACCAGCCGGATCTGTTTCAATTTATGGTTTAA
- the ilvB gene encoding biosynthetic-type acetolactate synthase large subunit produces the protein MGFNENQTQTMQVIEPVASIAKPELINGSHAVIQSLIAEGVETIFGYPGGAIMPVYDAIYDYQDQVNHILVRHEQGAAHAAEGFARITGEVGVCLVTSGPGATNLVTGIADAIIDSTPMVCIVGQVASHLLGTDAFQETDVMGVTIPITKWNYQITNADEVPEIIAKAFYIAKSGRPGPVLIDITKDAQQKLMTRPFVHKKCEKLVSYHPRLSPKEEQVAAAAKLINNAKRPFLFFGHGVQIANAEAELIQFIEKTDIPAASTLLGLSSVSCDHPNYVGWLGMHGNYGTNVLTNQCDVIIAVGMRFDDRVTGDLSRYAKQAKVVHIEIDPAEIDKIVKADAPVVGDAKRALEMLLPLVKENNHEAWREEFKRYDAIEDQKITQPELAPTTEKIKMAEVIRTLSDKTKGEAVIVADVGQHQMMTARYYQFKKANSFITSGGLGTMGFALPASFGAKVGAPDREVVAIIGDGCFQMTIQELGTIAQSGLPVKIIILNNNFLGMVRQWQQLFHQKRYSFVELQNPDFITIAKGFGIDGHTCGARENLNDSLDKMLASDKPYLLEVLVEKEENVFPMVPTGACVADIRLE, from the coding sequence ATGGGATTTAATGAAAATCAAACACAAACAATGCAGGTGATCGAGCCGGTGGCTTCGATTGCTAAGCCGGAGTTGATCAATGGTTCACATGCGGTGATCCAGTCGCTGATCGCGGAAGGGGTTGAGACCATTTTCGGTTATCCGGGTGGGGCGATCATGCCGGTGTATGACGCGATTTATGATTATCAGGATCAGGTTAACCACATTCTGGTGCGTCATGAGCAAGGTGCGGCGCATGCAGCGGAGGGTTTCGCGCGCATTACGGGTGAGGTGGGCGTGTGCCTCGTAACTTCCGGCCCGGGAGCAACGAATCTTGTAACCGGGATTGCTGATGCGATAATCGACTCAACACCAATGGTTTGCATTGTTGGTCAGGTGGCTTCTCATTTGCTGGGAACGGATGCATTCCAGGAAACTGATGTAATGGGCGTTACCATTCCAATCACGAAATGGAATTACCAGATTACCAATGCGGATGAAGTTCCTGAGATCATTGCAAAAGCATTTTATATAGCAAAATCCGGTCGTCCGGGACCTGTCCTGATCGACATTACAAAGGATGCGCAGCAGAAATTGATGACGCGGCCATTTGTTCACAAAAAATGTGAAAAACTGGTTAGCTATCACCCACGCTTGTCTCCGAAAGAAGAGCAGGTTGCAGCGGCTGCCAAACTGATTAACAATGCAAAACGCCCATTCCTGTTCTTCGGACATGGTGTACAGATTGCGAATGCAGAAGCGGAATTGATCCAATTCATTGAAAAAACAGACATTCCAGCGGCTTCGACATTACTCGGACTTTCTTCCGTTTCATGCGACCATCCTAATTATGTAGGCTGGCTTGGAATGCATGGAAATTACGGAACTAATGTGTTGACCAACCAATGCGACGTCATTATTGCAGTCGGAATGCGCTTCGATGACCGCGTTACGGGTGATTTGAGCCGCTATGCGAAGCAGGCGAAGGTCGTTCACATTGAAATTGACCCTGCGGAAATTGACAAGATCGTGAAAGCGGACGCACCGGTTGTAGGTGATGCCAAACGGGCGCTTGAAATGTTGCTTCCATTGGTTAAAGAAAATAATCACGAAGCATGGCGCGAGGAATTTAAAAGATACGATGCAATTGAGGATCAGAAAATTACGCAGCCAGAACTTGCTCCGACAACGGAAAAGATCAAAATGGCTGAAGTGATCCGCACGCTTTCAGATAAAACAAAAGGCGAAGCAGTGATTGTAGCCGACGTTGGCCAGCACCAGATGATGACTGCGCGTTATTATCAGTTCAAAAAAGCGAACTCTTTTATTACTTCCGGTGGACTAGGGACAATGGGTTTTGCATTGCCTGCCTCATTTGGTGCAAAAGTAGGAGCGCCTGATCGTGAGGTTGTTGCGATTATTGGCGACGGTTGTTTCCAAATGACGATCCAGGAATTGGGAACCATCGCACAGAGCGGTTTGCCGGTTAAGATCATCATTTTGAATAACAACTTCCTTGGAATGGTGCGCCAGTGGCAACAGCTCTTCCACCAGAAACGCTATTCATTTGTGGAACTTCAAAACCCGGATTTCATCACCATAGCAAAAGGTTTTGGCATCGACGGACACACGTGCGGCGCGAGGGAGAATTTGAATGATTCGCTGGATAAAATGCTGGCTTCCGATAAGCCTTATTTGTTGGAAGTGTTGGTAGAAAAAGAAGAAAATGTGTTCCCAATGGTTCCAACCGGAGCTTGCGTGGCAGATATCAGATTGGAATAA
- the ilvC gene encoding ketol-acid reductoisomerase, whose translation MAKLNFGGVEEEVVTREEFPLEKAREVLSNETIAVIGYGVQGPGQSLNMRDNGFNVIVGQRKGGKSWDKAVADGWVPGETLFELEEALAKGTIICYLLSDAAQIELWPTVKANLTAGKSLYFSHGFGVTYKDQTGIIPPADVDVYLVAPKGSGTSLRRLFVEGKGLNSSFAIFQDATGKAREKCIAMGIGVGSGYLFETDFYREVTSDLTGERGTLMGAIQGIFAAQYEVLRSNGHSPSEAFNETVEELTQSLMPLVAENGMDWMYANCSTTAQRGALDWWKPFRDATKPVFEQLYNSVKSGEQANISITRNSQSDYRVKLEEELAELRESEMWRAGKTVRSLRPENN comes from the coding sequence ATGGCAAAATTAAATTTCGGCGGGGTCGAAGAAGAAGTAGTAACCCGTGAAGAATTTCCTCTTGAAAAGGCACGTGAAGTACTTTCTAATGAAACCATAGCTGTAATTGGTTACGGCGTACAAGGCCCAGGCCAAAGCTTGAACATGCGTGACAACGGATTCAATGTGATCGTTGGACAGCGCAAAGGAGGTAAGTCGTGGGACAAAGCCGTTGCTGACGGATGGGTTCCTGGCGAAACACTTTTCGAATTGGAAGAAGCATTGGCAAAAGGAACAATCATTTGTTACCTGCTTTCTGACGCCGCTCAAATTGAATTATGGCCAACTGTTAAGGCTAACCTTACTGCCGGAAAATCGTTGTATTTCTCACATGGTTTCGGTGTAACTTACAAAGATCAAACTGGAATTATTCCTCCTGCGGATGTAGACGTGTATTTGGTTGCTCCAAAAGGATCAGGAACTTCACTTCGCCGCTTGTTCGTGGAAGGAAAAGGCTTGAACTCTTCTTTTGCAATATTCCAGGATGCAACTGGCAAAGCGCGTGAGAAATGCATCGCAATGGGAATTGGTGTTGGTTCAGGATATTTGTTCGAAACTGATTTCTACCGTGAAGTTACGTCTGACCTTACAGGCGAGCGTGGAACATTAATGGGCGCTATCCAGGGAATTTTCGCAGCACAATACGAAGTGCTTCGCTCAAACGGACACTCTCCATCAGAAGCATTCAACGAAACAGTTGAAGAATTGACGCAATCATTGATGCCATTGGTTGCTGAAAACGGCATGGACTGGATGTACGCAAACTGCTCTACAACAGCACAACGCGGTGCATTGGATTGGTGGAAACCATTCCGTGACGCTACTAAGCCTGTTTTCGAGCAACTTTACAACTCCGTAAAAAGCGGCGAGCAAGCAAATATCTCTATTACACGTAACTCGCAATCGGATTACCGTGTGAAATTGGAAGAAGAACTGGCTGAGCTTCGTGAATCAGAAATGTGGAGAGCCGGCAAAACTGTTCGCAGCCTGCGCCCAGAGAATAATTAA
- the murQ gene encoding N-acetylmuramic acid 6-phosphate etherase, translating into MLTTESSSKYQDLEKMSVQDILFSINKEDKTVPNAVEKAIPQIEALVSQIVPRMQRGGRLFYIGAGTSGRLGVVDASECPPTFGVPFDLVVGIIAGGDKAIRKAVENAEDDWNQAWLDLAPYQLNENDTLIGIAASGRTPYVIGGLNEAQKAGLLTGCVVCNDGSQVAKAAEFPVEVVVGPEFLTGSTRMKSGTAQKLVLNMISTAVMIRLGKVKGNKMIDMQLTNEKLVNRAQQMIIDELNVDAAEAEKLLNQYGSVRGAIESVQK; encoded by the coding sequence ATGCTAACCACCGAATCGTCGTCCAAATACCAGGATCTGGAAAAAATGAGCGTTCAGGATATTTTGTTTTCTATTAACAAGGAAGATAAAACGGTCCCGAATGCAGTTGAAAAAGCCATCCCGCAAATTGAAGCGCTGGTGTCGCAAATTGTGCCGCGCATGCAGCGGGGCGGACGGTTATTTTACATTGGCGCAGGCACAAGCGGCCGTTTAGGCGTTGTAGATGCGTCGGAATGCCCACCTACATTCGGCGTTCCGTTTGATCTGGTGGTGGGAATCATTGCGGGAGGCGATAAGGCAATCCGTAAAGCGGTTGAAAATGCCGAAGATGACTGGAACCAGGCATGGCTGGATCTGGCACCTTATCAATTGAATGAAAATGACACATTAATAGGCATAGCTGCATCGGGACGAACGCCTTATGTGATTGGTGGATTGAACGAAGCGCAAAAAGCGGGTTTGCTGACAGGTTGTGTTGTTTGTAATGATGGCTCACAGGTTGCCAAAGCAGCGGAATTTCCGGTGGAAGTGGTTGTAGGCCCTGAATTTTTGACGGGAAGCACGCGTATGAAATCTGGGACCGCTCAGAAATTGGTTTTAAACATGATCTCAACGGCTGTAATGATCCGCTTAGGCAAAGTGAAAGGCAATAAAATGATCGATATGCAGCTTACCAATGAAAAACTGGTGAATCGCGCGCAGCAAATGATCATTGACGAGTTGAATGTCGATGCCGCAGAAGCTGAGAAGTTGTTGAATCAATACGGAAGTGTTCGCGGGGCGATTGAATCTGTGCAAAAATAA
- the ilvN gene encoding acetolactate synthase small subunit, with protein sequence MTTYTICVFTENTIGILNKITTILTRRRINIDSLTVSETERKGISRFTIVIRHESRDAVEKLVRQIRKVIEVLAVFGYLNDDIAYNEIALFKISTPIGAKPLDIETINKTYKAWVVYWHLTYVIIQKTGTEEEIFEFFDYIKPHEILEFVRSGRVAVSKSPQTLVDYLPEAEWEYYQ encoded by the coding sequence ATGACAACATACACCATTTGTGTTTTTACAGAAAATACGATTGGTATTCTGAACAAGATTACCACCATTCTGACACGCAGACGCATTAATATCGATAGTCTTACGGTTTCTGAGACGGAGCGTAAGGGTATTTCAAGGTTTACCATCGTCATTCGCCATGAGTCCCGCGACGCAGTTGAAAAGCTCGTCCGCCAGATCCGTAAGGTGATTGAAGTGCTGGCTGTTTTTGGTTATCTCAATGATGATATTGCTTACAATGAGATCGCATTGTTTAAAATCTCAACGCCAATTGGTGCAAAACCACTTGACATTGAGACCATTAACAAGACTTATAAAGCCTGGGTCGTTTACTGGCATTTGACTTATGTGATCATTCAGAAGACGGGCACGGAAGAAGAAATTTTTGAATTCTTTGACTATATCAAACCACACGAAATCCTTGAATTTGTAAGATCAGGACGTGTTGCAGTGAGTAAATCGCCTCAGACGCTTGTGGATTACCTTCCTGAGGCTGAGTGGGAGTATTATCAGTAA
- the ilvD gene encoding dihydroxy-acid dehydratase → MATELNRFSKTLTQEVTNPAAQAMLYGIGLKEEDFAKPQIGIASTGYEGNPCNMHLNGLSVYVKQGVTANEMVGLIFNTIGVSDGMTNGNDGMRYSLPSRDIIADSIETVVSAQWYDGVIAVVGCDKNMPGAVMAMARIDRPAIMVYGGTIRSGHYKGQKLDIVSAFEALGKKFANNISDEDFKGVIQNSIPGQGACGGMYTANTMAASIEAMGMSLPFSSSYPATHEGKQEECKKIGAAMKKLLELNITPKEIITKKSLENALTVVMALGGSTNAALHFLAIARSAGLWLTLDDIQAISDRTPFIADLKPSGKYYMEDILEIGGVPAITKYLYSKGLIHGDCITVTGKTVAENLAEAPDLNFDTQKMVFPLEQAIKSSGHIQIMYGNLTPTGAVAKITGKEGMTFDGEAKVCEHESEIITMLSKGEIKEGHVVVIRNAGPKGGPGMSEMLKPTSAVMGAGLGDKIALITDGRFSGGTHGFVVGHITPEAFDGGPIALVKDGDRISIDANTRQLTLHISDEEMAARKAAWVQPAPKFTKGMLGRYIRTVKSAAEGCVTDEA, encoded by the coding sequence ATGGCAACAGAACTTAACAGATTTTCTAAAACCCTCACACAAGAAGTTACTAATCCAGCCGCACAGGCAATGCTTTACGGCATCGGGTTAAAAGAAGAAGATTTTGCAAAACCACAGATCGGGATTGCGAGCACAGGATATGAAGGAAATCCTTGTAATATGCACTTGAACGGACTTTCTGTGTATGTGAAACAAGGCGTAACGGCCAATGAAATGGTGGGTTTGATCTTCAACACAATCGGCGTTTCTGATGGAATGACGAACGGAAATGACGGAATGCGTTACTCGCTGCCAAGTCGCGACATTATTGCGGATTCGATTGAAACAGTGGTTTCCGCACAGTGGTACGACGGCGTGATTGCGGTTGTGGGTTGTGATAAAAATATGCCGGGAGCCGTAATGGCGATGGCGCGTATCGATCGCCCTGCGATAATGGTTTATGGCGGAACAATCCGTTCAGGACATTATAAAGGACAAAAACTGGATATCGTTTCTGCATTTGAAGCGCTTGGAAAGAAGTTTGCCAACAACATTTCAGATGAAGATTTCAAAGGCGTTATTCAAAATTCAATTCCTGGTCAGGGCGCTTGCGGTGGCATGTACACGGCGAACACCATGGCGGCTTCGATTGAAGCGATGGGAATGAGCCTGCCATTCAGCAGTTCTTACCCGGCAACGCACGAAGGCAAGCAGGAAGAATGCAAGAAAATCGGCGCGGCGATGAAAAAGCTTTTGGAGCTGAACATTACACCAAAAGAAATCATCACCAAAAAGTCCCTTGAAAACGCATTAACCGTTGTTATGGCGCTCGGCGGTTCTACAAATGCAGCATTGCACTTCTTAGCCATCGCACGTTCAGCAGGACTTTGGCTAACATTGGATGACATTCAGGCAATTTCAGATCGCACACCATTTATCGCGGATTTGAAGCCTAGCGGTAAATATTATATGGAAGATATTTTGGAAATCGGTGGGGTTCCCGCGATCACAAAATATTTGTATTCCAAAGGTTTAATCCACGGAGATTGCATTACAGTAACGGGTAAAACAGTTGCGGAAAACCTTGCAGAAGCTCCTGATCTTAATTTTGACACACAGAAAATGGTTTTTCCTTTGGAGCAAGCCATCAAATCAAGCGGTCACATTCAGATCATGTATGGTAACCTGACGCCAACGGGCGCGGTTGCGAAAATTACGGGAAAGGAAGGGATGACTTTTGACGGCGAAGCAAAAGTTTGCGAGCACGAATCGGAGATCATTACCATGCTTTCAAAAGGAGAAATTAAAGAAGGACACGTGGTTGTAATCCGTAATGCTGGTCCAAAAGGCGGGCCAGGCATGTCGGAAATGTTGAAACCAACTTCTGCTGTAATGGGGGCAGGGCTAGGAGACAAGATTGCATTGATTACTGACGGCCGTTTTTCAGGCGGAACGCACGGATTCGTAGTGGGTCACATTACACCCGAAGCATTCGACGGAGGCCCGATCGCCCTGGTAAAAGACGGCGACCGCATTTCCATCGACGCCAACACACGTCAGCTAACCTTGCACATTTCGGACGAAGAAATGGCAGCCCGCAAAGCGGCTTGGGTACAGCCCGCTCCGAAGTTTACAAAAGGAATGTTAGGAAGATACATCAGAACCGTAAAATCCGCCGCCGAAGGCTGCGTAACGGACGAAGCGTAA
- a CDS encoding PorP/SprF family type IX secretion system membrane protein, whose amino-acid sequence MTKRLLLLFVLTLLCLKGWSQDPQFSQFYANPLYLNPALAGGALAPRATINYRNQWPSLSANFVTTSFGADVFLPNYNSGLGVLVTMDSQGLGNLKSTDIALQYSYQIQLNDVTSLRLGIQGGFVSRKLDYFGLTFGDQYDNGGLTGRPSDDPFALGGPNVNYADFGSGLMLYSDWYWAGISAHHLNRPNQAFSSLTEARLPMKTSFQAGLRIPFAGYTFLGDEIDKEKTISPAIMYKKQGKYDQFDAGLYATIEPLVLGVWYRGIPFKKYEQNINNHESLVFLAGYRQDKFSIGYSYDLTISTLGASSGGAHEISLSYVFDPIESKPRRSKSSKRQLSCPKF is encoded by the coding sequence ATGACAAAGCGTTTACTTCTCCTTTTTGTACTGACACTGCTTTGCCTGAAAGGTTGGAGCCAGGACCCGCAGTTTTCTCAATTTTATGCCAATCCGTTATATCTGAACCCTGCTTTGGCGGGTGGTGCGCTCGCGCCGCGTGCGACGATCAATTACAGGAATCAATGGCCTTCACTTTCAGCGAATTTCGTGACCACCTCCTTTGGTGCAGATGTTTTTCTGCCTAATTACAACAGCGGGTTGGGCGTTTTGGTAACGATGGACAGCCAGGGTTTGGGTAATTTAAAATCAACCGACATTGCGCTTCAATATTCCTATCAGATCCAGTTGAATGATGTTACTTCATTAAGATTAGGAATTCAGGGCGGGTTTGTTTCCCGGAAACTGGATTATTTCGGACTGACATTTGGTGATCAATATGATAATGGCGGACTTACGGGCCGCCCTTCGGATGATCCCTTCGCATTAGGCGGTCCTAATGTAAATTACGCTGATTTTGGGTCTGGGTTAATGTTGTATTCAGATTGGTATTGGGCGGGGATTTCGGCGCATCATTTGAACCGTCCTAACCAGGCATTTTCTTCACTAACCGAAGCCAGGTTACCTATGAAAACCAGTTTCCAGGCCGGGTTAAGAATTCCTTTTGCTGGTTATACATTCCTTGGGGATGAAATTGATAAGGAAAAAACGATTTCGCCTGCCATTATGTACAAAAAGCAAGGCAAATATGATCAGTTTGACGCAGGACTTTACGCAACCATTGAGCCGTTGGTTTTGGGGGTTTGGTATCGGGGAATACCTTTCAAAAAATACGAGCAGAACATCAATAACCACGAATCGCTGGTGTTTTTGGCGGGTTACAGACAGGACAAGTTTTCAATCGGTTATAGCTACGACTTAACCATTTCTACATTAGGCGCCAGCAGTGGTGGTGCGCATGAGATTTCGCTTTCCTATGTGTTTGATCCTATTGAGTCTAAACCCAGAAGGAGTAAGAGCAGCAAACGGCAGCTTTCTTGTCCGAAGTTCTAA
- a CDS encoding zinc-binding dehydrogenase, whose translation MKAAVIKNLHEPLVIEEVEKPQAGSGEVIVQLKAASLNHRDVWIQKGLYPKITTPIIPGSDGAGIVSEVGEGVDPAWIGKEVLINPSHNWGDNPAFYGADHKILGLPDNGTFAEFVKVEARYLFKKPAYLSFEQAATLPLGALTAWRALHTRANFQSGDKVLVTGAGGGVALFVIQFAIAAGAEVWVTSGSDQKIQKAIELGAKGGINYKNPTWFRDLLVKARGPKLGYFNVIIDSAGGAGFAKLIDIAAPGARICFYGGGTGNITDIVPAKVFFKQLNILGTTIGTESEFNDMIRFVEEKEIIPIIDTVFPLDQAEKALRLMDSGQQFGKIVLKI comes from the coding sequence ATGAAAGCTGCTGTCATTAAAAATCTTCACGAGCCTTTGGTTATAGAAGAGGTTGAAAAACCACAGGCCGGTTCGGGCGAGGTGATAGTTCAATTAAAAGCAGCTTCATTAAATCACCGCGACGTCTGGATCCAAAAAGGACTTTATCCTAAAATCACGACGCCCATCATCCCCGGTTCCGATGGCGCTGGCATTGTAAGTGAAGTGGGAGAAGGGGTTGATCCGGCATGGATCGGTAAGGAAGTGCTTATTAATCCATCGCATAATTGGGGTGATAATCCGGCTTTTTACGGAGCGGATCATAAAATATTAGGTTTGCCGGATAACGGGACTTTTGCTGAATTTGTCAAAGTAGAAGCCCGTTATCTGTTCAAAAAGCCAGCTTATCTTTCTTTTGAGCAAGCCGCAACATTGCCGCTTGGCGCATTGACGGCGTGGCGTGCGCTGCATACACGTGCGAATTTTCAGTCGGGCGATAAAGTTTTAGTGACGGGTGCGGGCGGAGGCGTTGCACTTTTTGTCATTCAGTTCGCCATTGCGGCAGGAGCGGAAGTTTGGGTTACTTCCGGTTCAGATCAAAAAATTCAAAAAGCGATTGAATTGGGTGCCAAAGGCGGGATTAATTATAAAAATCCAACCTGGTTCAGAGATCTGTTAGTGAAAGCAAGAGGTCCGAAGCTGGGCTATTTCAATGTTATTATTGACAGCGCAGGCGGTGCCGGATTTGCGAAATTAATTGACATTGCCGCTCCCGGCGCCAGAATCTGCTTCTATGGCGGCGGAACCGGCAACATTACCGACATTGTTCCGGCCAAAGTTTTTTTCAAACAACTCAACATTCTTGGCACAACTATCGGAACCGAATCCGAATTCAATGACATGATCCGGTTTGTGGAAGAAAAAGAGATTATCCCTATCATTGACACCGTCTTCCCATTAGACCAAGCCGAAAAGGCATTACGCTTGATGGATTCCGGTCAGCAGTTTGGGAAAATTGTCTTAAAAATCTAG
- a CDS encoding NIPSNAP family protein, producing the protein MISYLKSGLFTAVFLFAAVLSIAAAPPKREFYEIRIYQLKNAEQGTRVENYLKDAYIPAMHRAGIKNVGVFKPVASDTAAAGKLIYVFTPLKSLEQLLELPKTLAKDAAYASAGKDYIDAEYKNAPYARYETILLQAFTGMPMHKKPGLTGPKADRVYELRSYEGHTEKIYQNKVKMFNDGGEVPLFERLGFNAVFYAEVIAGSHQPNLMYMTTFDNKASRDEHWKAFGSDAEWNKLKVNPEYQNNVSKNTSFFLTPTDYSDI; encoded by the coding sequence ATGATAAGTTACTTGAAGAGCGGTCTTTTTACCGCAGTATTTTTGTTCGCAGCCGTATTAAGCATTGCAGCTGCTCCTCCCAAAAGAGAATTTTACGAGATCAGAATTTATCAACTCAAAAACGCTGAACAAGGAACGCGTGTTGAAAATTATCTCAAAGACGCTTACATTCCTGCCATGCACCGCGCCGGCATCAAAAATGTAGGAGTTTTCAAGCCCGTTGCTTCTGATACAGCTGCCGCTGGGAAACTAATCTACGTTTTCACGCCATTGAAATCGCTGGAACAATTGCTTGAACTGCCTAAAACGCTTGCAAAAGATGCAGCCTACGCGTCGGCCGGAAAGGATTACATTGATGCTGAGTATAAAAATGCACCTTACGCTCGTTACGAAACAATTTTGCTTCAAGCATTTACAGGAATGCCCATGCACAAAAAACCAGGATTAACCGGCCCAAAAGCAGACCGTGTTTATGAACTGCGCAGCTACGAAGGTCACACAGAAAAAATTTATCAGAACAAAGTAAAAATGTTCAATGACGGCGGCGAAGTCCCTCTTTTTGAGCGACTTGGTTTTAATGCGGTTTTCTACGCAGAAGTTATTGCCGGAAGTCACCAGCCGAATTTGATGTACATGACCACATTCGACAACAAAGCTTCCCGTGACGAACATTGGAAAGCATTTGGATCTGATGCGGAGTGGAATAAGCTAAAAGTAAATCCTGAGTATCAAAACAACGTTTCGAAGAACACAAGCTTTTTCCTGACGCCAACGGATTACTCTGACATTTAA